A DNA window from Streptomyces sp. B21-083 contains the following coding sequences:
- a CDS encoding transcriptional regulator, with translation MKTPNDKLAHWLDRSRMSRGELARRVKSKALQWSQPHISPDTTRIRFWLQGETPRTPIPDVLAAVFSDHFGFRVTTYDLGLGETGSPDAALVYNSSYAATVEVVADLGRADVDRRKFLAAAPFAAVAGVGPSRDWLLNTLDQKANSAPGPRVRLEDVTAVKNMFTTFQRMDIFQGGGSGRLVLADYMNEHVYPLLRRAHSEDVRRALCEAAAEQTYLLGWMAYDNGEHSIAQRYLIQSLRLAQESHNAPLGAHVLAGMADQATLLGDPAEGRRLAQAGRQGLPKTTSPACLADLWCLEARALARLGEKSAAAHAVAQSEKAYEQVRPASEPDWAEFIDPAYLHGEHANTFRDLGDADAAEAHARLSIGHATKQKRARRGAMSQAALAVSHLQRNDLEAAYAAGVRTVKLSQRVKSSRCVEAVKDLQTRMQPFGRHRLVADFNERARELVAAA, from the coding sequence ATGAAGACTCCGAACGACAAGCTCGCCCACTGGCTGGACCGGTCGAGGATGAGCCGCGGGGAGCTGGCGCGCCGGGTGAAGTCCAAGGCGCTTCAGTGGAGTCAGCCACATATTTCGCCGGATACGACTCGTATCCGGTTCTGGCTGCAGGGCGAGACACCACGGACGCCCATCCCTGACGTGCTCGCCGCCGTGTTCTCCGACCACTTCGGTTTCCGGGTCACCACATACGATCTCGGGCTCGGGGAGACGGGTTCACCCGACGCCGCGCTCGTGTACAACTCCTCCTACGCGGCTACGGTGGAAGTCGTCGCAGACCTGGGGAGAGCTGACGTGGACCGACGGAAGTTCCTTGCCGCCGCACCGTTCGCCGCTGTGGCCGGGGTGGGTCCCTCGCGGGACTGGCTGCTCAACACACTTGATCAAAAGGCGAATTCAGCGCCGGGGCCGCGCGTGCGCCTTGAAGACGTGACCGCGGTGAAGAACATGTTCACGACGTTCCAGCGTATGGACATCTTCCAAGGCGGAGGCTCGGGCCGTCTGGTCCTGGCCGACTACATGAACGAGCACGTCTATCCCCTGCTTCGACGTGCCCATAGCGAGGACGTACGACGGGCGTTGTGCGAGGCTGCCGCCGAACAGACGTACCTGCTCGGCTGGATGGCCTACGACAATGGCGAACACAGCATCGCGCAGCGGTACTTGATCCAGTCCCTGCGCCTCGCCCAGGAGTCTCATAACGCACCGCTCGGCGCACATGTCCTCGCGGGCATGGCCGACCAGGCGACGCTGCTCGGCGACCCCGCCGAAGGCCGACGCCTCGCGCAAGCGGGACGCCAAGGGCTGCCGAAGACGACCTCGCCGGCCTGCCTGGCGGACCTGTGGTGCCTGGAGGCACGGGCCCTCGCACGGCTCGGCGAGAAGTCGGCGGCAGCGCACGCGGTGGCCCAGTCCGAGAAGGCATACGAACAAGTCCGCCCGGCAAGCGAACCGGACTGGGCGGAGTTCATCGACCCCGCGTACCTGCACGGCGAACACGCGAACACCTTTCGGGACCTGGGCGACGCGGATGCGGCCGAGGCACACGCGCGCCTGTCCATCGGCCACGCCACGAAGCAGAAGCGAGCCCGCCGAGGAGCGATGTCACAGGCCGCGCTCGCTGTCTCCCACCTCCAGCGGAACGACCTCGAGGCGGCGTACGCGGCCGGCGTCCGGACGGTCAAGTTGTCGCAGCGGGTGAAGTCGTCGCGGTGCGTCGAGGCCGTAAAGGATCTACAGACGCGTATGCAGCCGTTCGGTCGGCATCGACTTGTGGCGGATTTCAACGAACGGGCGCGCGAACTGGTGGCTGCGGCTTAG
- a CDS encoding MerR family transcriptional regulator, with protein sequence MRIGEIATLVGVTSRTVRHYHHIGLLPEPQRRANGYRTYSLRDAVLLARIRRLTELGLALDEVRDVLAGDAGRELAEVLGELDADLARQEHEIQQRRRVLAGLLEGPLTPDAPLSPALVELLKAAPVTASSAAAKDREHLTLLDATVGGNAVYAALRPLAEDPAMLLLYERLDDLNGATADDPRIEALAEDLAAAVPDEVLAAIPDGGPVVTGFGQALLADYPPAQAEVVHRVMRKLTTRMNQRPS encoded by the coding sequence ATGCGCATCGGAGAGATCGCCACGCTCGTCGGAGTCACTTCGCGGACGGTGCGGCATTACCACCACATCGGTCTCCTGCCTGAGCCGCAGCGGCGAGCCAACGGATACCGCACCTACAGCCTTCGAGACGCCGTTCTGCTGGCCCGGATCCGGCGGCTGACCGAGCTCGGGCTCGCCCTGGACGAGGTGCGGGATGTCCTCGCGGGCGACGCTGGGCGCGAACTGGCCGAGGTGCTGGGCGAGTTGGACGCCGACCTCGCCCGTCAGGAGCACGAGATCCAGCAGCGCCGCAGGGTGCTGGCAGGTCTTCTGGAGGGCCCGCTCACGCCGGACGCGCCGCTCTCCCCCGCGCTCGTAGAGCTCCTGAAGGCCGCGCCTGTCACCGCGTCGTCCGCCGCCGCCAAGGATCGCGAACACCTGACTCTGCTGGACGCGACAGTCGGCGGAAACGCGGTGTACGCAGCTCTGCGGCCGCTGGCTGAGGACCCCGCGATGCTCCTGCTGTACGAACGGCTGGACGACCTGAACGGAGCCACTGCGGACGATCCGCGGATCGAGGCGCTGGCCGAGGACCTGGCCGCCGCCGTGCCGGACGAGGTGCTCGCGGCGATTCCGGACGGGGGCCCGGTGGTGACGGGCTTCGGACAGGCGCTGCTCGCCGACTACCCGCCCGCCCAGGCCGAAGTGGTGCACCGAGTGATGCGGAAGCTGACCACTCGGATGAATCAGAGGCCGTCATGA